A region of the Arenibacter antarcticus genome:
ATCAAGCGCCATTTCAAGTGCGATTAGGTCTTGTTGAGTGGACTGATGGGTTCTGACCAAATGTCTTATATATTCACTATCGTTGGTGAAGTCGCCCTTTTCAATCTGCTTCTTAATCCATTCATCCTGTTGCTCTGTAAAAGTTATTGATTTTCTAATTACCCCCATAATGCACCAATATTATTATAATTGATGCAAATTAATAATTATTAAGACATCTTGCAATTATTTTATTTATAATTTTATTTGGATTTTTGCTATTGGAAATGCCCTGTCGGTTCTTCCTAGAAAAAGGGTGCCTTGACGTATGGGTAAAAGGTTAGATTTATAATCCATCTCAAAATATACAATTTGTCCAAATAGGCTTTAGTAAAGTTTTTCTTCTAACGCATCCCTCCATTGAATAAAACCCTTACTATCATTAGAATAATCGTGTATAATTCGGCTAAAGTTTACGGGTTGAGATTCCAAATAAAACTGCCTGCCCTGATTTCTAATTGTATTCAATGCCGAATCAACAGAAGCTAGATGTTCCTTTAAGGGTGAGGTCTTTTTTTCGAAATGCCAAATGTAAGTCGCTTCTTCAGTATCTAAAGTTTCCAAAATCACATGGAATGGATTATCAAAAACTTGACCTATTAGCCTTTTTCATTTTGTACTAATATAAATAGCGAAATTGTTAATGTTGAGCGTTAACTAGTAAGTAGAATAATTGAAATATGGTAATAGGTTTTATTACAAAATGTCCAGTTTATTAGTTAGAAAACTGGACATTTTGAATGCTTATGGATAACCAGTTTTTATTGTAAACCTCTGAAAATATTGAGGACAAGATAGATAAGTTGCCTAAAAGGGTTAGAGCTCACCTATATAGATTTTTATAAAACAGTGACTAGGTGGGAAGCCATTATTAAATATCAATATAGAACGGCCGACTCCAGAAAAGAAAAAATACATTTAAGGAAGCCTATTAGGTTACTGAGGTTATTTGTGAAAAATTCTTTAGGCTGACTTTCTGTTCATGCCCCAAATCTTACCCCAAAACTTTGCGCCTGGATCCAATGCTGTTTTTGTAGTGTTCAGGCAGATAAGCCTACCTTGCCGTCAGGCA
Encoded here:
- a CDS encoding type II toxin-antitoxin system ParD family antitoxin; its protein translation is MGVIRKSITFTEQQDEWIKKQIEKGDFTNDSEYIRHLVRTHQSTQQDLIALEMALDEGLASGVSDKSVDDIWKDAELKYAKKNG